In the genome of Gadus morhua chromosome 12, gadMor3.0, whole genome shotgun sequence, one region contains:
- the rex1bd gene encoding required for excision 1-B domain-containing protein — translation MVPTDFKAVIRRFYALQTERIEAYRLFEEGHEAYLRTGPQYDFDHYRQLVHEITQAFLGISSEVLRIKEQLQGELRRPDLAEHIDALQHKEKQKLDLTAMLQMARQRAQDHPEEEGCHEKIQEIKQDIIKTQGALAEIMQDFKYDSEECD, via the exons ATG gtgcCTACAGACTTTAAAGCCGTGATCAGGCGATTCTACGCCCTCCAAACAGAGCGAATAGAGGCGTACAGGCTCTTTGAGGA gggcCATGAGGCGTACTTGCGGACCGGGCCCCAGTACGACTTCGACCACTACAGGCAGCTGGTCCACGAGATCACGCAGGCCTTCCTGGGCATCTCCTCGGAGGTGCTGCGCATCAAGGAGCAGCTCCAGGGGGAGCTGCGGCGGCCGGACCTCGCGGAGCACATCGACGCGCTGCAGCACAAGGAGAAGCAGAAGCTGGACCTG ACAGCCATGCTGCAGATGGCCAGACAGAGGGCCCAGGATCACCCAGAAGAGGAGGGCTGTCATGAGAAGATTCAGGAGATCAAGCAGGA catCATAAAGACCCAGGGTGCTCTGGCGGAGATCATGCAGGACTTCAAGTACGACTCGGAAGAGTGTGATTGa